A genomic stretch from Apis cerana isolate GH-2021 linkage group LG9, AcerK_1.0, whole genome shotgun sequence includes:
- the LOC133666717 gene encoding uncharacterized protein LOC133666717 codes for MPKKNQTRNKNIKEKKEKKEKSEIKKDDRYFEDIIDIDENISKDFEFLSNAPISENDDFVFQSEKDWTIDISKYSEFFTIDLKTLSAAIEAIPFNNNVNIDIKYFTDDQITDIYNNAERGKEKYNKILNNIEEIVTNITKNENENQDSLENTAEELDFLLSCREPINDPLMIVKSLPLSCNDSKIKTKSNTSTKSLDLEKWLDSILDD; via the exons atgcctaAAAAGAATCAAACGAG aaataaaaacataaaagaaaaaaaggaaaaaaaagaaaagtcagaaattaaaaaggacGATCGATATTTTGAAGATATCATTGATATAGATGAAAATATCTCAAAggattttgaatttctatcaaatgcaccaatttcagaaaatgatgattttgtttttcaatcaGAAAAAGACTGGACCattgatatttctaaatattctgaattttttacaatagatCTAAAGACATTATCTGCAGCAATAGAAGCAATTCCATTTAATAACAatgttaatattgatataaaatattttact gatGACCAGATaacagatatttataataatgctgaacgaggaaaagagaaatataataaaatattaaataatatagaagaaatagttacaaatattacaaaaaatgaaaatgaaaatcaagaTTCATTAGAAAACACAGCTGAGgagttagattttttattatcatgtcGAGAACCTATAAATGATCCTTTAATGATTGTAAAATCTTTACCTCTTTCTTGTAAtg attcaaaaataaaaactaaatctAACACATCTACTAAATCtttagatttagaaaaatgGTTGGATTCTATATTGGatgattaa